From the genome of Mixophyes fleayi isolate aMixFle1 chromosome 2, aMixFle1.hap1, whole genome shotgun sequence, one region includes:
- the MYL6 gene encoding myosin light polypeptide 6 isoform X2, which yields MCDFSEDQISDYKECFSLFDRTGDGKIFFNQCGDVMRALGQNPTNAEVLKVLGNPKSEEVNTKMLGFDQFLPMLQTIAKNKDQGTQEDFVEGLRVFDKEGNGTVMGAEIRHVLVTLGEKMQEDEVEMLVSGHEDANGCINYEDFVRHIMSA from the exons ATTACAAAGAATGTTTTTCGCTCTTCGATCGCACCGGTGATGGCAAAATCTTCTTCAACCAGTGTGGGGATGTCATGCGAGCTCTGGGACAGAACCCCACAAATGCTGAGGTTCTTAAAGTCTTGGGAAATCCAAAATCTGAAG AGGTGAACACCAAGATGCTTGGCTTCGATCAGTTCCTTCCCATGTTGCAAACCATTGCTAAGAACAAGGATCAGGGCACACAGGAAGACTTTGTAGAGGGCCTGAGGGTGTTTGACAAGGAAGGCAATGGCACTGTGATGGGGGCAGAGATACGTCACGTTCTTGTTACTCTAG GAGAAAAGAtgcaagaggatgaggtggaAATGTTGGTGTCTGGTCACGAAGATGCAAATGGCTGCATTAATTATGAAG ACTTTGTCAGGCACATCATGTCTGCGTGA
- the MYL6 gene encoding myosin light polypeptide 6 isoform X1 encodes MCDFSEDQISDYKECFSLFDRTGDGKIFFNQCGDVMRALGQNPTNAEVLKVLGNPKSEEVNTKMLGFDQFLPMLQTIAKNKDQGTQEDFVEGLRVFDKEGNGTVMGAEIRHVLVTLGEKMQEDEVEMLVSGHEDANGCINYEELVRMVMSG; translated from the exons ATTACAAAGAATGTTTTTCGCTCTTCGATCGCACCGGTGATGGCAAAATCTTCTTCAACCAGTGTGGGGATGTCATGCGAGCTCTGGGACAGAACCCCACAAATGCTGAGGTTCTTAAAGTCTTGGGAAATCCAAAATCTGAAG AGGTGAACACCAAGATGCTTGGCTTCGATCAGTTCCTTCCCATGTTGCAAACCATTGCTAAGAACAAGGATCAGGGCACACAGGAAGACTTTGTAGAGGGCCTGAGGGTGTTTGACAAGGAAGGCAATGGCACTGTGATGGGGGCAGAGATACGTCACGTTCTTGTTACTCTAG GAGAAAAGAtgcaagaggatgaggtggaAATGTTGGTGTCTGGTCACGAAGATGCAAATGGCTGCATTAATTATGAAG AACTTGTCCGGATGGTAATGAGCGGCTGA